A single genomic interval of Neisseria leonii harbors:
- the gcvH gene encoding glycine cleavage system protein GcvH: protein MENTMSNIPAELKYVASHEWLRLENDGTVTVGITEHAQELLGDIVFVELPEVGTGLAADEQAGVVESVKAASDVYAPIAGEVVAVNDALTAAPETANSDPYGEGWFFKIKPADAADLDGLLSAEQYAAEIG, encoded by the coding sequence ATGGAGAATACCATGAGCAATATCCCTGCCGAATTGAAATACGTTGCCAGCCACGAATGGCTGCGTCTGGAAAATGACGGGACTGTTACCGTCGGCATTACCGAACACGCGCAAGAGCTGTTGGGCGACATCGTGTTTGTCGAGCTGCCCGAAGTCGGCACCGGGCTGGCTGCCGACGAGCAGGCCGGCGTGGTGGAATCGGTGAAAGCCGCTTCCGATGTGTACGCGCCGATTGCGGGCGAAGTGGTGGCGGTAAACGATGCGCTGACTGCCGCACCCGAAACTGCCAACAGCGACCCGTACGGCGAAGGCTGGTTCTTCAAAATCAAACCCGCCGATGCGGCCGATTTGGACGGCCTGCTGAGCGCGGAACAATACGCCGCAGAAATCGGCTGA
- a CDS encoding aspartate/glutamate racemase family protein: MKTLGIIGGMSAESTVLYYQIINREANRRLGGNSSADIVMHSVNFETVAAMQRAGDWQGAGAMLADSARKLVQAGAQAIVLATNTMHKVAPAIEAAVPVPLIHVVDATAAAVKAAGLQKVALLGTRFTMSDSFYSGRMRALGVETLVPSESHQDEIHRVIFEELCCNRITETAKQSYLSAIESLREAGAQGVIFGCTEIGLLLKAEDCPLPVFDSAEIHALAAADFALG, from the coding sequence ATGAAAACCTTGGGCATTATCGGCGGCATGAGTGCCGAAAGCACGGTTCTGTATTATCAGATCATCAACCGCGAGGCCAACCGCCGTTTGGGCGGCAACAGCAGCGCGGATATTGTGATGCACAGTGTCAATTTTGAAACAGTGGCCGCGATGCAGCGGGCGGGCGACTGGCAGGGTGCGGGTGCCATGCTGGCGGACAGTGCGCGCAAACTGGTGCAGGCGGGCGCACAGGCCATTGTGTTGGCCACCAATACCATGCACAAAGTCGCGCCTGCCATTGAAGCGGCTGTGCCGGTGCCGCTGATTCATGTGGTCGATGCCACCGCAGCGGCAGTTAAGGCGGCGGGCTTGCAGAAAGTTGCCCTGTTGGGTACGCGCTTTACCATGAGCGACAGTTTTTACAGCGGCCGTATGCGCGCTTTGGGCGTGGAAACGCTGGTGCCGTCTGAAAGCCATCAGGACGAAATCCACCGTGTGATTTTCGAAGAGTTGTGCTGCAACCGCATAACCGAAACGGCCAAACAAAGCTACCTGAGTGCCATCGAAAGTTTGCGGGAAGCGGGCGCGCAGGGCGTCATTTTCGGCTGCACCGAAATCGGCTTGCTGCTGAAAGCCGAAGACTGTCCGCTGCCCGTATTCGACAGTGCCGAAATCCATGCGTTGGCTGCGGCCGATTTTGCGCTGGGGTAA
- a CDS encoding DNA-3-methyladenine glycosylase I, with protein MSETYCAFCHALPENSDNPNRRYHDCEYGFPLADDNALFGRLLLEINQAGLSWTTILNKQAAFQTAYSGFDIAAVAAYGAADRERLLADAGIVRNRLKIDAAVYNARQILLLQGEYGSFQNWLDAHHPQDLVQWVKLFKSRFKFVGREIVNEFLMSTGYLPGAHTADCPVYAEVLRRKPKWHQA; from the coding sequence ATGTCCGAGACATATTGCGCGTTCTGCCATGCTTTGCCCGAAAACAGCGATAATCCCAACCGCCGTTATCACGACTGCGAATACGGTTTCCCCCTGGCGGACGACAACGCGCTTTTCGGCCGCCTGCTGCTGGAAATCAATCAGGCCGGTTTGAGCTGGACCACCATTTTAAACAAACAGGCCGCTTTTCAGACGGCCTATTCGGGCTTCGATATTGCCGCCGTGGCCGCATATGGTGCGGCCGACCGCGAACGGCTGCTGGCCGATGCGGGCATCGTGCGCAACCGCCTGAAAATCGATGCGGCGGTTTACAATGCGCGGCAGATTCTGCTGTTGCAGGGTGAATACGGTTCGTTCCAAAACTGGCTCGATGCGCACCACCCGCAGGATTTGGTGCAGTGGGTGAAACTGTTTAAAAGCCGCTTCAAATTTGTCGGCCGCGAGATTGTGAACGAATTTTTGATGAGTACGGGCTATCTGCCCGGCGCGCATACGGCGGATTGTCCCGTTTATGCCGAAGTATTGCGCCGCAAGCCCAAATGGCATCAGGCATAA
- the ilvE gene encoding branched-chain-amino-acid transaminase, producing the protein MNRPVPAVFGSVFHAEMPVIAYQDGTWQPTVWQSADELKLTPGAHSLHYGSECFEGLKAFRQADGKIVLFRPEANIARMQQSARILNLPVPDSKQFLDALVELVRRAADEIPDAPASLYLRPTLIGTDPVIGKAGAPSDTALLYILASPVGDYFQAGSPVKLLVETEHIRCAPHMGRVKCGGNYASAMPWVLKAKAEYGAAQVLFCPGGDVQETGASNFALIHNRTIITKPLTDEFLHGVTRDSVLKVAAGLGYAVDERNFTVDELKAAVQDGAEAILTGTAAVISPVTSFIIGGEEIAVSGTEQGNAIRKAVTDIQFGLAEDRYGWLTAVC; encoded by the coding sequence ATGAACCGCCCCGTACCCGCCGTATTCGGCAGCGTTTTCCATGCCGAAATGCCCGTTATCGCCTACCAGGACGGCACTTGGCAGCCGACCGTCTGGCAGTCTGCGGACGAATTGAAACTGACGCCCGGCGCGCATTCCCTGCATTACGGCAGCGAATGTTTCGAAGGCCTGAAAGCTTTCCGTCAGGCCGACGGAAAAATTGTCCTGTTCCGCCCCGAAGCCAATATCGCGCGTATGCAGCAGAGCGCGCGCATTCTCAATCTGCCCGTCCCCGACAGCAAACAGTTTCTGGATGCACTCGTCGAATTGGTGCGCCGTGCCGCCGACGAAATTCCCGATGCGCCCGCCTCGCTCTATCTGCGCCCCACCCTCATCGGCACCGATCCCGTCATCGGCAAGGCCGGTGCACCCTCCGATACTGCCCTGCTCTATATTCTGGCCTCGCCCGTGGGCGACTATTTCCAAGCCGGCTCACCGGTCAAACTGCTGGTGGAAACGGAACATATCCGCTGCGCGCCGCATATGGGGCGCGTCAAATGCGGCGGCAATTACGCCTCGGCCATGCCTTGGGTACTGAAAGCCAAAGCCGAATACGGTGCGGCCCAAGTCTTGTTCTGCCCCGGCGGCGATGTGCAGGAAACCGGCGCGTCCAACTTCGCCCTGATCCACAACCGCACCATCATCACCAAGCCGCTGACCGACGAATTCCTCCACGGCGTTACCCGCGATTCGGTGCTGAAAGTGGCTGCCGGCTTGGGCTATGCCGTCGATGAGCGGAACTTTACAGTCGATGAACTCAAAGCGGCGGTACAGGACGGCGCGGAAGCGATTCTGACCGGCACGGCGGCGGTGATTTCGCCGGTTACGTCTTTTATCATCGGCGGCGAAGAAATCGCCGTTTCCGGCACAGAACAGGGCAACGCCATCCGCAAAGCCGTTACCGATATTCAATTCGGTCTGGCCGAAGACCGCTACGGCTGGCTGACCGCCGTCTGCTGA
- a CDS encoding EamA family transporter: MDGRDALIAGLVVTAWGVNFAVMKAGLAELSPAVLGLLRFSLLLPAVCLLPRPAVRWYWLALYGLCISFGQFGMMFTALSWGMPSGLAALLLQSQVFFTVILAVVWLREPVAGHHLPAMLLAAAGLLLAGIGQYRGVVPLAALWAVLAAAMSWALGNLTVKFIGRVNPLSLVAWGNISSWAAFLLLSLWLYGAGEVGRQIADLSAGGWLAAAFLAYVSGLFGYGGWGRLLARYPASLVTPLALLVPVIALLVSALVLGERLNGWQWGGVAVVMAALLVQVSGGRLRVRGREK, translated from the coding sequence ATGGACGGACGTGATGCACTGATTGCCGGATTGGTGGTAACGGCGTGGGGCGTGAATTTTGCGGTGATGAAGGCCGGTTTGGCCGAGTTGTCGCCTGCGGTTTTGGGTTTGCTGCGTTTTTCGCTGCTGCTGCCTGCGGTGTGTCTGCTGCCGAGGCCGGCCGTGCGTTGGTACTGGCTGGCACTGTACGGCTTGTGCATCAGTTTCGGCCAGTTCGGCATGATGTTTACCGCACTGTCGTGGGGTATGCCGTCGGGTCTGGCTGCGCTGCTGTTGCAGTCGCAGGTATTTTTTACCGTGATACTGGCGGTCGTGTGGCTGCGCGAACCGGTGGCCGGGCACCACCTGCCCGCCATGCTTCTGGCCGCTGCGGGTCTGCTGCTGGCGGGGATCGGCCAATACCGGGGGGTAGTGCCGCTGGCGGCACTGTGGGCGGTGCTGGCGGCGGCAATGTCTTGGGCCTTGGGTAATCTGACGGTGAAGTTTATCGGGCGGGTGAATCCGCTGTCTTTGGTGGCGTGGGGCAATATTTCGTCATGGGCGGCGTTTTTGCTGTTGTCGCTGTGGTTGTACGGGGCGGGCGAAGTCGGGCGGCAGATCGCGGATTTGAGTGCGGGCGGCTGGTTGGCGGCGGCGTTTTTGGCGTATGTGTCGGGGTTGTTCGGTTACGGCGGTTGGGGGCGCTTGTTGGCGCGTTATCCGGCTTCGCTGGTAACGCCTCTGGCTCTGTTGGTGCCGGTTATCGCGCTGTTGGTATCCGCACTGGTGCTGGGCGAGCGTTTGAACGGCTGGCAGTGGGGCGGTGTGGCGGTGGTGATGGCCGCACTGCTGGTACAGGTGTCCGGCGGCCGTTTGCGTGTGCGCGGGAGGGAGAAATGA